CGGCCCGCGCCCGCCACGTACCCGTGACCGTGGCGACGACGAACCCCGGGACGCCATGGCCGGCGTGCGTGGACGCGGATCGGGCCGCGGTACGCGGCGCTGCGGCCAGCGTGACGCGCCGCACGGGCTCGCCGTACGCCACGTCGATGTCCATCGCCCGGGCGTAGCGCTGCAGATAGGCCACGATCTCGTCGCGCGTCGGGTACCCGTTGGGGCGGCCGGGCATCGCCAGGCCGGGCAGGGCGGAGAACCGGCGCGGGGTGTACAGCACCAAGCTGTCGTAGCGGTTCAGCCACGCCGATCCGGCCACATCCGCAGCCTCGAGGACGACATGGTCCAGGCCGGCCCGTTTGGCGAAATAGGCCGCCGCAAGGCCGGACTCGCCCGCGCCGATGATGACCACATCCACCGATCTCGTCTGGCCCACGCCCACGTCCTCGTCGTCCATCCCAAAGGCAGCCGTCGGGCAATTCTCGCCGCGGACGGCCAAGGTTGCCACTTCCGCCCACCCTCGCGGGCCGGCGATCGGATGATAGACCCTCGGACAATGCCGTTGACGTGCCGGCCGCGGCCGTCTATCGTTCCGCCATGTCCCACCGGAGTCCCGACGTCCTGTTGACCGAGCGCCGCGCGCTCGTCCTCGGCCTGATCGTGCGCGAGCACATCGCGCACGGCCAGCCCGTCAGCTCGCACTGGCTGATCGACCACTACGATCTCGGCGTCTCGAGCGCGACGATCCGCAACGAGATGGCCGCGCTCGAGGACATGGGCCTCCTCGGCCAGCCGCACACCTCGGCAGGACGCGTACCGACGGTCGCCGGCTACCGCCTGTTCGTCGAACGCCTGATGCGCCACGCCGCCCTCGCCCCGCGCGAGATGCGCACGATCCGCCACCAGTTCCAGCAGGCCGGCGGCGACGTGGAGCGCTGGCTGCGCCTGGCCGCCGGTGCCGTGGCCAGCGCGACGGGCGCGGCGGGCCTCGTGGCCGTGCCGGAAACGCCGACCGTCGCCGGCACGGCGGCGCTGCCGCTCGAGCTGACCGTGCCCCGCCTCTACCACGCCGGCCTGGCGGAGTGCATCGAAGCCCCCGAGTTCGCCGAGGCGGAATCGCGCCGCGGCATCGTCAGCCTCCTCGAGCGCGGCGACGGCCTGCGCGCCGTCCTCGACCGCCTGCCGCCGGAGGGCGTCCACGTCCTCATCGGCGGCGAGCCCCCCCTCGAGCACGTCCCGTACCTCACGCTCGTCCTCGCGCGCTTCGGCCGCGGCGGCCACGGGGCGGCATCGGCGGCGTCGCGGCCCGTGCCGGCGACCTGGCCCGTGGCGGCGCGGGTCGGCGGGCCGTTCCCGGACGGTGACCCGGGCAATTTCGGCGACCAGACCGGCGGGGCCCCGGGCCCGGCCCCCCCGGGGCCCCCCCCCCCGCCCGTGTTAGCGGGACGTCTGTCGGATGCCCCGCAGGCGACCTGGGACCGCGCGGCGGATCGGCACACGCGTGGCGGCCCGCGATCGGACGCCATGGCACCGACGCCCGATCCCGGGGCGCCCGGTTGAACGTCCGTTCCCTGGGTGGCCGCACGCCGCGGCGCGCTCGGTCGGGATCACGTACCGCTGGCGCTCGACCTGACGGGCCAAGCCTGGCCTTGTGCCGGCCTTGGGCGGCGTCGGGCGGAGCGGATCGGCGGCCAGCCTGGCCTCGGCGGCTCCCGGAAGTCCGCTGAACCGGGGGGACGTGCGCCTGGGCGAGTCGGGACTGGGCGGCGAGGTCTCCCGTGCGCCCTGCGGCGTCCGCATCCTGACACACCGCCACCCCATGCGCCCTGCCCCGCCTGCGCCCCGTCCCTGCCTCGCCCTCCCGGCGCCCCCGCACCCCCCTGGCGGGGGGGGGGGGGGGGGGGGGGGGGGTGCGGGGGGGGGGCCCCCCGGGCCGCGGGCCGGGCGGGCCCCCCCGCCCCCCCGCCCCGCGCCGCCCCGCCCCCCCCGGCCCCCCCGCCCCCCCCCGCCCCCGGCGGGGGATTGCCCGCTATACTCACCCGAACCCCGTCCCCAGCCGGTCGGTCCCGCGCGCCCATCGCCCGCCCACCGACTGTTTCGTGGAGTCCCAGGACAGATGGCCACCGACTTCTACGTGACCCTCGAGGTCGATCGCTCCGCCACCGACGATGAGATCAAGCGCGCCTACCGGCGCCTTGCGCGGCAGTACCACCCCGACGTGAACCCCGATCCCGTTGCGGCCGATCGGTTCAAGGCCGTCAGCGAGGCGTATGAGGTCCTCAAGGATCCCCGCAAGCGCGCCACCTATGACCGCTACGGCCACGCCGGCGTGCGCGGCGTGGCGGGCGGCGGCGCGGCCGGCGTCGACATCGGCGACATCTCCGACCTGTTCGAGCAGTTCTTCGGCGGCTTCGGCGGCCGGCAGCGGCAGCGGCCGAGCGGTCCGCAGGCCGAGCGCGGCGCCGACATGCGGCTGCGGCTCAAGCTGACGTTCCGGGAGGCCGTCTTCGGCGTCCGGCGGAGCATCGAGGTCGTGCGGCGTGAGACGTGCGAGGGGTGCGAGGGGTCGGGCGCAGCGCCCGGGACGGCGCCGACGACGTGCCCGCACTGCAGCGGCACCGGCCAGGTGCGCCACGTGCAGCAGAGCATGCTCGGCCAGCTCGTGAACGTCCGCACGTGCGCCGAGTGCGAGGGCACCGGGCTGTACGTCGAGACGCCGTGCCCGGACTGCCGCGGCCGCGGCCGCTCGCAGCGCACGCGGGCGCTCGAGATCGACGTCCCGGCCGGCGTGGACAAGGGCACGCAGGTGAGGCTGACCGGCGAGGGCGAGCACGGCCGACACGGCGGGCCGCCCGGCGACCTGTTCATCGTCCTCGACGTCGAGGCCGATCCGACGTTCCAGCGCGACGGCGATGACGTCCTGCTCGATCTGAGGATCAACCCAGCCGACGCCGCCCTCGGCGCCGAGATCGAGGTCCCGACGCTGGACGGCGTGGCAACCGTCCAGCTGCCCGCCGGCACCCAGACCGGCGACAACCTGCGGATCCCCGGCGAGGGCGTGCCACACCTCCGGCGAACGGGACGGGGCGATCAGGTCGTCACGGTCTTCGTCAAAACACCCGACAAGCTCACCCGTGAGCAGCGCGACCTCCTCGAGCAGCTCCGCAGCACGCTGCCCCGCGCCGAGGTCGTCGAGCGCGGCTCACGCAGCCGGTTCTGGGACCGTGTCAAGGAGCGCTTCTCGTGAAGCACGCCGGCAACGCATCGCCGCAGCAGCCCTCGACGGACCGCGACGAGGTTGTGCCCGGCGCGTTGTCGGACGCAATGGGATCGGACCTGACGGGATCGGACGCAACGGGATCTGACGCGGCGGTTTCGACGGCGCTCATCGAGATCGCCGTGCCGGTCGAGGGCGAACTCGTCGAGCCCGTCTTCGAGCTCTTCGAGCGACATGGCGGCGGCGCCGTCATCGAGACGCGCGTCCGCGGCGCCGAGTCGGGGTACGACGACGCACGCCCGCAGACCTGGGTTCGGACCTACCTCCCGGCCGGCGATGCCGAAGCGCGGCTGCGCGTCGAGATCGGCCTGTGGCACCTCGGACAGATCTACCCGCTGCCGGAGGCCATCGTCCGCGAGCTGGCCGAGGCGAACTGGGCCGAGGCATGGAAGGCGCACTACACGCCGCAGCGCGTCGGCCCGTTCCTCGTGGTCCCGAGCTGGATCGATGCCGATGCGGCGTTGCTCGCCGACGCCGACAGTGTCGCCGATGACAGCGGAGATGCGCCGCCGATGCTCGATGCGCCCGCTCCGATCGTTCCCCACGTCATCCGGCTCGACCCGGGCATGGCCTTCGGCACCGGCCAGCACCCGACGACGCGGCTGTGCCTGATCGCCCTCGCCGAGCACGTCCGCGGCGGCGACCGCGTCCTCGACGTCGGCGTCGGCAGCGGGATCCTGGCGATCGGCGCCGGGCTGGTGGGCGCCGGCGAGGTCGTCGGCGTGGACATCGACCCGCGCGCGGCCGAGACGGCGCGGGCGAACGCGGCGGCGAACGGCGTGCTGTTGGACGCGCGGGCAGGATCGTTGAGCGCCCTTGCAGCCGATGCTGCGGCAGACGCCCCGGCACTGACGCCGTTCGATCTCGTCGTCGCCAACATCCTCGCACCGACGGTCATCGAGTTGGCCGGCGGGCTGGCGGATTGGACACGGCCGGGGGGGTCGCTCATCGCCAGCGGCATCCTGGCGGAGCAGGCGTCCGATGTGGCGGCCGCATTGTGCGCCGCCGGCTTCGCTGCGCCCGCGGTGTGCGTCGACGGCGACTGGGTGGCGCTCGTGGCCGTTCGCAGGGCCGAATCGGCGTCCGACGCCGGTGCACGATGACGGCGGACCAGACGACCACCGATCCGCTGCGCGTGTTCGTCCCGCGCGGCGCGCTGCATGACGGCGCCCTCCGCCTCGACGGCGACGACGCCGCGGCCCTCGCGGCGCGCGGCGTCGCGGCGGGCGACCGCATCGTCGCGTTGGACGGCTCGGGCTGGTCGGCTTGGATCGACCTGACGAGCGTCGGCTCGGCCGCGTGCTCCGGCCGCATGGTCGAGCGGCGGTTGGCAGCGGCTCGTCGGACGAAGGTCAGCCTCTACTACAGCCCGCTGGACACCCCCGCGGCGCGAACGCTCGCCGGCGGCGCGACGACGGCCGGCGTCGTGGCGATTGCGCCGGTGTTCTCGTCCGCCAGCCGGGTCGACGTGATGCCCGTTGAGCCGGCGATGCTGGCGACCGTCGTGCAGGAAGCGGCCGAAGCCGCCGGCTGGGGCCGCCGGCCGCTCCTCGGCGACGCCGAGTTCCTCGACCAAGCCGTCGACCGCGCCGCACGCGCCGGCGCCGCCGTCCTCATGGGGGTCGCCGGCGCTGCGCCTGTCGGAGCCTCGCTGCCGAACCATCCGTTCACCGTTGCCCTCTTCTGCCCGACCGCCGGTGCGTACGCGCCCGATGAGCTTGCCCGCGCCGCAGCACGCGGCGCGGTGGCTGTCGCATGGCCGGATGGCGATCCGGTGGCATCTGCGCTGGCCATGCTCGGCGAGGTCTTCGCGGCGCTCGAGCCCGCATAGTTCCGGGTGCGGCCGCTCCGCGAGGCACCGACACCGCGCCTCAGATCGGCCGCCGCAAGATACCGTTCGCGGCCTTGACGGCTCCCACACCCCCGACTATCATCAAAAGGTTGAACTGCCCGGCCTCAACCCGTCGCCCGACCGGACACGACCCCGAATATGCCGAACCGCATCGATAGCGCAGAGTATTGGATCGAGGATTTCGAACCTTCCGGTGACGACCTCGAGGCCTTGTACGCCCATATGCTCGACGTCTTGCAGCCTGCCACGATGGTGGCGTTGGCGGCGACCGTGGTCCGACGGCGGGTATCCGCCGCGCTGGCGGCGCAAGCGGTCAACACCAAAGGCGACGGCGCCGTTTACATGCCGGTCAACCGGTTCGAGGTCGGCCAGAAGCTCGTCTTCCCGGCCGTGGGCGGGGCGAACGGCAAGGTTGAGGCGGTGCGGCCCGGCAACAACCCGGGACAGTACGGCGCATACGACGTCATCGCCGTAACGCTCGATGGGCGGCGGCGTGAGTTCGCCGCCGGGATCGGGTTCCCGCACGAGCTGGCGCAGGCCATCGGCGACCTGGATGCCGACGCGCTGGCCGACAAGTGGTCCCGTGTGATCGAGCCCCGGTTGCGCGAGCGGATTGGCGGCGACGGGGAGTGGTCCAACCTCGGTGACCGGTGGATCCTGAAGTCGCTTCTGCCGGAGGTCAACACCGGCCATCGCAACTTGGCGGAGGCGATCCTGATGCTGGCCGGCGAACCGTTACCCGCCAAGAAGATCCTGAAGGATCTGGACGTCGACAAGTCCGCGCCCGAGGCCACGCGCGAGCTGGGGCTTGACCTGGCGCTGTCCACCGACAAGCGATTCCGCAATGTCGGCGCCATCGAGGCGCCATTGTGGACGCTGGCTACGCTGGGCTGATCCATGCACACGATTGCCACGATCCACACTCCGTTTCACATCGACCTCAACTGGTGGGCCACGCACGGCCGAAACCTGGGGCGCTTCCTGGCTGAGATCGTCGGCGCCGAGGACGACACGCGCGCCACGAACACGGCCATCGACTTCATCCATCCCCGCACCGCCGAAGTCCGCCAGATCGATCCGCTGTGGGCACGCGTCCTCACCGAGCGCGCCTACCAGCCGGACTACATCACGCCGTCGACACCGCTGACGAACGCGCTCCTGCGCGCCCTCGTGGAGAACGTCAACGAGCCGATGACGGCCGTCGAGATGCACCGCCGCCTGAACCGCTCGAACCCCGAGACGCTGCTGCGCGTCCTCAAGACGGCCCGCACCGAGTACGGCATCGTGCCCGCGGAGAACGTCGCCCGGCAGTAGGCCCGTGGGCATCACGGACAGGCCACGGCTCCGTGCGCTCGATCCGTCGGCGGCGGCGACGATCGCCGCGTGGCTCATCGTCGCCCTTGCCCTCGCCGCTCGCCTTTTCCGTGCCGACGCCCAGAGCCTGTGGTACGACGAGGGCACGAGCGCCCAGTTGGCGACGCGGACGGCCCGTGAGATCGTCACCGCGGCGGCCGGCGACATCCACCCGCCCCTCTACTACCTGCTCCTCGCGGCGTGGTCACGCCTCTTCGGCCACGGCGTCGTGGCGCTGCGGGCGCTGTCAGCCGTCCTCGGCACGGCCCAGGTGGCCGCGACGTTGGCGATCGGGCGGCGCATGGGCGGTTCGCGGCTCGGGCTCGTCGCCGGCCTGCTGGCGGCCACATCACCCTACTTGATCTGGTACGGCCAGGAAGTGCGGATGTACGTACTGGCCGGTGCGCTCGGCGCGTGTCTCGTCGCCCTCGCGGTGAGCGATGTCGATGCGCTGGTCAGGCGTGGAGACGGGGTTCGTGCCGGGGACAGGGGTGCCGGGGACAGGGGTGCCGACGTCGCGGTGCGCCCGGTCGCCGCCGCCGCGCGCACCGCGCTGATCGCTCTCGTGGCGACGGCCGCGCTTTACACGCAGTACCTTGCCGGCGCGGCGGCCGTGGCGGTCGGCGGCGCGGTGATCGCGCTCGGCTGGGCGGCGGTGTGGCGGCGGCGCGGCGTCCTGCCGCGCGCATCGATGGGCCGCTGGATCGGCGCGTATGCCGTGGCCGCCGCGCTGTTCGCGCCGTGGATCGCAAGGGCGTGGCCGGTGCTGCGCGATTGGCCGGCGCTCGGGGCGCCGGTGGCGCTCGGGTTTGTGGGGCGGGAGGCGGTGGGGACGTACGCGGTTGGGGTGAAGGGGCCGGTGACAGGGTGGTGGTGGTGGGCGATGATGGCGGGGGTCGTGGTGGTGGGTGCGGCGTGGGCGTGGCGCCCGGGATCGTTGCGGCGCGGGCGGCCTGTGGGCGACGCGTTCGCATCGCCCCTACGCGGGGGGGTGTTGGGGAGCGACGGGGTGGCATCTGGGGCGGGGATGGGGGAGCGGTGGAGGGGGCGGTGGGCGGTGGGGGTGGCGATCGTCGTCGCGGTGGTGCCGCCGGTCCTTGTTTGGGTGGCTTCGCTGCGGCGTCCGGCATGGAATCCGAAGTTCATCATCGCGGGGGCGCCGGGGTTCGAGTTGTTGTTGGCGTTGGGGGTGGTGGGGATTGCGGAGGCGGTGCGGGGGTGGTGGACGGCGAGGGCGACGCATGCGTCGCCCCTACGCGGGGGTGCGGGGGGAGGGCGGCGTGCGGGTGATGCGGAGGATGGGGGCGACGGGGGCGGGAGGTGGCGGCGGCGCGGTGGGTCGATCGTCGGTGCGGTGGTCGGCGCGATCGCGCTGGGCATCGTTTTCTGGCCGCGGCTGGTCGTCTGGCGTGCGAACGCGTACGACGCGGCGTATCAGCGGGACAACTACCGCGGGATCGCCGCCGAGATCGCGGCGCGGGCAGGGCCGGACGACGCGGTGGTGCTGAACGCGCCGACGCAGGTGGAGGTCTTTGGATTTTACGATCGGGGAGCGCACGCGACGTTTCCGCTGCCGATCGGCCGGCCCGTCGACGTCGAGGCGACGAACGACGCTCTGGCGGCATTGGGGGCGCGCCATCGCGACGTCCACGCCGTTCTCTGGGCGACGAACGAGAGCGATCCGGACGGCCGGGTCGAGGCGTGGCTGAACGCGAACCGCTACAAGGTCGATGACCGTTGGTTCGGCAATGTGCGGCTCGCAACATGGGTCGCGGATCGCCAGCCGAGCAGCCGTCCCGTGACCGCGAATTCGGTCGTTTTCGGCGCGGTCATCGAGCTGATGGAGGTCGTCGCAGCACCGGCGCGCCCGGGCACGGGCGCATACGGCGGGGTGTCGCCGGAACGGCGGCCGTTGGTCCTGGACGCGCGTGCCGGCGACTACATGACGCTGGATGTCACTTGGCGAGCCGTGCGTCCCGCCGATGGCGACTATGTCGTCTTCACCCAACTCGTCGATCGCGACGGACGAATGGTGACGACCCGCGACATGCGCCCGCACGGCGGGATGTTGTCGACATCGGATTGGCGCGCGTCTCCGCTCGATGGGTCCACAACGCCAGCGGAACCGTACGACAGCGGGACGCCCGACGGTCCGGTCCTCGACCTCATCGCCCTGCGCGTCCCCCCCGACACCCAACCCGGCGACGGCTACCGCCTCGTCCTCGGCCTGTACGACCCCGCCACCGGTCAGCGCCTCGCGCCCGACACCGGCGGCGATGCGTTCGAGGTCGCACGCGTCACCGTGACGCCGCGCTGATCCCCCATCGCCCGTCCCGGCGCACCCCTACCCCAACACCCCCGCCACCCGCAGATTCAACGCCATCCGCTCCCCCGGATCCGCCGAATCCGGCACGAACGCCTCGCCCGTGAGGCGCTCGAACGCCTCGATGTACAGCCGGCTCATGCGTTCCGCCAGCGCGCGCGGCAGGGGCGGCGGGTCGCCGTCGCCGCGGTAGCCGGCTTCGTCGACGTACCAGCGGCGGAGGAACTCCTTGTCGAACGTCTCGGGCTCCTCGCCGGCGGCGAAGCGCGCCGCGTAGTTGTCCAGCATCCAAAAGCGCGAGCTGTCGACGGTGTGGATCTCGTCGATGAGCGTCAGCTGCCCGTCGACGTCGCCGAACTCGTACTTCGTGTCCACCAGGATCAGGCCGCGCTCGGCCGCCAGCTCTTGGCCGCGGGCGAAGAGGCGGCGGGTGGCGTCCTCCATCTGAGCGTAGACATCCGCCGGCACGAAGTCCGCCGCCAGGATCTCCTCGCGCGTCATCATCTCGTCGTGCTCCCCCGACGTCGCCTTGCTCGTCGGCGTGATGACCGGCTCGGGCAGGCGCTCGTTCTTGCGAAGCCCATCAGGAAAGTCGATGCCGTACAAGCGACGCTTGCCCTGGTCGTAGTTGAACCAGAGCGCCGTCTTCGTGACGCCCGTGATGTAGCCGCGGATGACCATCTCGACCGGCCAGACGCGTGCGTCGCGGGCGATGATGACGTTCGGGTCCGGGACATCGACGACGTGGTTGGGGACGATGTCGGCCGTCCGCTCGAACCACCACTGCGTCAGACGCGTGAGCACCTGGCCCTTGTAGGGAATCGTCCCGACGACGCGGTCGAAGGCGGACTGGCGGTCCGTCGTGACGATGATCCGCTTGTCGCCGACACGCCAGATGTCGCGAACCTTGCCCTGCTCCTTGCCGGGCAGCGGCAGGTCGACGGTCAGGACGTCCGTCGTCGGGATGGCGGCCAAGCGGGCGAGGTCGTCGGTCAGTGTCGTCATCGCATGTCCCCCACGGTCATCGTTGCTGTCCTGCCACGTAGGCGTCGATCCCGATCTCGTCGAGCCGCGCGTTCTTGGCCATCAGCCCGTCGGCCAGTTCGATGCGATACTCCTCGAGCAGCCCGGCCAGCTCCGCGTCGCCGAGCGCCAGGATCCGAACCGCCAGGTGAGCCGCGTTGCCCGCCTGGCCGATGCCGACGCACGCCACCGGGATGCCGGGCGGCATCTGCACCGTACTATACAGCGCATCGACGCCGTTCAACCCTGCCGATTCGCTCCTGAGAGGCACCCCGATGACGGGCAGAACGCTGTGCGCCGCGACGACGCCCGCCAGGTGCGCGGCCATCCCCGCCCCGCAGATGAACGCCCGCACCCCGCGGTCCGGCGCTGTCTCGACGTACTCGACCGTCTCGGCCGGCGAGCGGTGCGCGGACAGGAATCGCACCTCGTGCTGTACGCCGAAGCGGTCGAGGACATCGGCCGCGGCGCGCATCATGCCGAGGTCGCTGTCGCTGCCCATGAGGATGGCGACCCGTGGGTTGGAACTCGACATCGAACTAGCCTCCTGCGCCTGCGACCGTGGCCGGTCTACGTCAACAGCTCGCCCAACCGTCCCTTGTACGCCGCCGCCTTCAGCTCCATCGCGATCCGCTCGCCCACGCTCACCGAGCGGCCGTGCAGGTAGGCACTGTACGGTGTCGCGCCGATGCCGGGCGATCCGGGCACGCGCGGGCTGACGTCGACGACGACGAAGTCTTTCTTCGGCGGTCCGGGCACGACGATGCTCTGCAGCGCGAACGGGCCGATCACGCCCGGCGCGTACAGCCGCGCGGCCGCCGCGGCGAAGCGCTCGCCGGCCTCGAAGATGGATTCCAGCATGCTCTCGAGAACGGTCACGGCCACGTGGCCGGCTTCCTCGTACTTCGGCGCGATGTAGTCGAGGATCTCGGCCTGCAGTGTCGCCGGAACCGTCGCCAAGCCGCTGATGTTCGTCTGGCGGCGCGTGTCCGTGCCGAGGAGCTCGACGCGCCCGGTCAGGGGCGATTGGAAGAAGTTGAAGTTCACGTGCGCGCCGAGGACGAACTCCTCGATCGTCGCGGCGGCCAGCGCCGCCTCGGTGATCGTCCCTGCTGCCAGCCGCGCCTCGGCGACGCGCTCGAAGTCCTCGGGCGTGCGGGCGACGAAGAACGCCCGCTCGAAGCCGCGCGCAGCCTCGAGGACCTTGACCAGGACGGGGCGGTCGATGTCGCGGTGGCTGGCGAAAAGCCTGGGGTGGCGGATCTCGGCCGCGTCCAGCAGGTCGTACTGGTTCGGGTGCTGGTCGCGCTCCTCGATCCGGAGCAGCCGGCGGTTGCCGAACATCGGTACGTGGAAGTCGTTCTCGATCGCGTCGAGGTCGTTCACGTAGACCTCGAACGAGCGGTGCGGGACGAAGACGCAGTGGCGCGCGTTGAGTTCGGCCTGCACCTCGGGCGCCATGATCGATGCGAACCGGTCGACGAGGATCGTCGCGTCCACGCAGCCGCGGCCGGTGGCGGCGTCCGTCGCGAAGTGCTCGGCGTAGGTGCGGTGGCGGCCGTTCTCGACGACGACGAGCGTGCCGAAGCCCTGCAGCTTGGCGCCACGGCAGATCTCGAGGGCGGAGTGGCTGCCCAGGGTGGCGATCGTGAGCTTGTCGCCGGACAGTTGGGCAATGCGGTCGTCGAGCCAGTCGGTCATCGCGCGGCCTCGTTCATCGGGTCGGTGCGGCCCTGGCGATCGAATCGGTCCCATCTCGGCACGTGTCCCGTCACGATCTCACCCAGCGTGCCCCCCGCATGCGCCTCCCGCACCTCGCGCGCGATCCGCCGCCCGGTGCTCATCGGCTCGTCGAACCACAGCGCGGCATAGGGGCTGCCGTCGACGAAGAGGTTCGTGCCGGCGACGATCCGGCAGCTGATCTCGATCACGTGGAACCGCAGGTC
The nucleotide sequence above comes from Candidatus Avedoeria danica. Encoded proteins:
- the dnaJ gene encoding molecular chaperone DnaJ; translated protein: MATDFYVTLEVDRSATDDEIKRAYRRLARQYHPDVNPDPVAADRFKAVSEAYEVLKDPRKRATYDRYGHAGVRGVAGGGAAGVDIGDISDLFEQFFGGFGGRQRQRPSGPQAERGADMRLRLKLTFREAVFGVRRSIEVVRRETCEGCEGSGAAPGTAPTTCPHCSGTGQVRHVQQSMLGQLVNVRTCAECEGTGLYVETPCPDCRGRGRSQRTRALEIDVPAGVDKGTQVRLTGEGEHGRHGGPPGDLFIVLDVEADPTFQRDGDDVLLDLRINPADAALGAEIEVPTLDGVATVQLPAGTQTGDNLRIPGEGVPHLRRTGRGDQVVTVFVKTPDKLTREQRDLLEQLRSTLPRAEVVERGSRSRFWDRVKERFS
- a CDS encoding 50S ribosomal protein L11 methyltransferase, coding for MGSDLTGSDATGSDAAVSTALIEIAVPVEGELVEPVFELFERHGGGAVIETRVRGAESGYDDARPQTWVRTYLPAGDAEARLRVEIGLWHLGQIYPLPEAIVRELAEANWAEAWKAHYTPQRVGPFLVVPSWIDADAALLADADSVADDSGDAPPMLDAPAPIVPHVIRLDPGMAFGTGQHPTTRLCLIALAEHVRGGDRVLDVGVGSGILAIGAGLVGAGEVVGVDIDPRAAETARANAAANGVLLDARAGSLSALAADAAADAPALTPFDLVVANILAPTVIELAGGLADWTRPGGSLIASGILAEQASDVAAALCAAGFAAPAVCVDGDWVALVAVRRAESASDAGAR
- a CDS encoding glycosyltransferase family 39 protein, producing the protein MGITDRPRLRALDPSAAATIAAWLIVALALAARLFRADAQSLWYDEGTSAQLATRTAREIVTAAAGDIHPPLYYLLLAAWSRLFGHGVVALRALSAVLGTAQVAATLAIGRRMGGSRLGLVAGLLAATSPYLIWYGQEVRMYVLAGALGACLVALAVSDVDALVRRGDGVRAGDRGAGDRGADVAVRPVAAAARTALIALVATAALYTQYLAGAAAVAVGGAVIALGWAAVWRRRGVLPRASMGRWIGAYAVAAALFAPWIARAWPVLRDWPALGAPVALGFVGREAVGTYAVGVKGPVTGWWWWAMMAGVVVVGAAWAWRPGSLRRGRPVGDAFASPLRGGVLGSDGVASGAGMGERWRGRWAVGVAIVVAVVPPVLVWVASLRRPAWNPKFIIAGAPGFELLLALGVVGIAEAVRGWWTARATHASPLRGGAGGGRRAGDAEDGGDGGGRWRRRGGSIVGAVVGAIALGIVFWPRLVVWRANAYDAAYQRDNYRGIAAEIAARAGPDDAVVLNAPTQVEVFGFYDRGAHATFPLPIGRPVDVEATNDALAALGARHRDVHAVLWATNESDPDGRVEAWLNANRYKVDDRWFGNVRLATWVADRQPSSRPVTANSVVFGAVIELMEVVAAPARPGTGAYGGVSPERRPLVLDARAGDYMTLDVTWRAVRPADGDYVVFTQLVDRDGRMVTTRDMRPHGGMLSTSDWRASPLDGSTTPAEPYDSGTPDGPVLDLIALRVPPDTQPGDGYRLVLGLYDPATGQRLAPDTGGDAFEVARVTVTPR
- a CDS encoding phosphoribosylaminoimidazolesuccinocarboxamide synthase, which codes for MTTLTDDLARLAAIPTTDVLTVDLPLPGKEQGKVRDIWRVGDKRIIVTTDRQSAFDRVVGTIPYKGQVLTRLTQWWFERTADIVPNHVVDVPDPNVIIARDARVWPVEMVIRGYITGVTKTALWFNYDQGKRRLYGIDFPDGLRKNERLPEPVITPTSKATSGEHDEMMTREEILAADFVPADVYAQMEDATRRLFARGQELAAERGLILVDTKYEFGDVDGQLTLIDEIHTVDSSRFWMLDNYAARFAAGEEPETFDKEFLRRWYVDEAGYRGDGDPPPLPRALAERMSRLYIEAFERLTGEAFVPDSADPGERMALNLRVAGVLG
- the purE gene encoding 5-(carboxyamino)imidazole ribonucleotide mutase, which translates into the protein MSSSNPRVAILMGSDSDLGMMRAAADVLDRFGVQHEVRFLSAHRSPAETVEYVETAPDRGVRAFICGAGMAAHLAGVVAAHSVLPVIGVPLRSESAGLNGVDALYSTVQMPPGIPVACVGIGQAGNAAHLAVRILALGDAELAGLLEEYRIELADGLMAKNARLDEIGIDAYVAGQQR
- a CDS encoding DUF1297 domain-containing protein, which gives rise to MTDWLDDRIAQLSGDKLTIATLGSHSALEICRGAKLQGFGTLVVVENGRHRTYAEHFATDAATGRGCVDATILVDRFASIMAPEVQAELNARHCVFVPHRSFEVYVNDLDAIENDFHVPMFGNRRLLRIEERDQHPNQYDLLDAAEIRHPRLFASHRDIDRPVLVKVLEAARGFERAFFVARTPEDFERVAEARLAAGTITEAALAAATIEEFVLGAHVNFNFFQSPLTGRVELLGTDTRRQTNISGLATVPATLQAEILDYIAPKYEEAGHVAVTVLESMLESIFEAGERFAAAAARLYAPGVIGPFALQSIVVPGPPKKDFVVVDVSPRVPGSPGIGATPYSAYLHGRSVSVGERIAMELKAAAYKGRLGELLT